AGTAGATATCAAAGATACAATCAAAGGATTTAACATGATTATGGATGGTGAATTAGATCACTTACCAGAAGCTGCTTTCAACTTGAAAGGAACGATCGAGGAAGCTATCGAAGCAGGACAAAAAATGTTAGCTGAAAACGCTTAATAAATTAGACACAAGATACCAGATAGCAGACATGGGACTTTAACGTTGTCTGAAATCTGAAATCTGAAATCTTCAAATCTAAATTAAAATGAATATAAAAATATTAACACCAGAATACGTAGTTTTTGAAGGAGAAGTAAACTCAGTATTATTGCCTGGAAAAAATGGTGAATTCCACATCATGAAAAACCACGCAGGAATCGTTTCTTCTTTAGTTGGTGGGAAAGTAAAGCTTTTTACTAATTCAGTAGATGAAGCTTTCGCTAAAAACCTAACCAAAGAAAATGATAAAGACTCTGTTTTTTCATATTCTATCAAGAGCGGTGTTGTGGAATTTAATCATAACAAAGGAATTATCCTTTGCGAATAATTAAATGAAAAGCTAAATATATTTTCAAAAAAGTGTAACTTTGGTTACACTTTTTTTATTTTATTTCAAGTCATGTAAAAATCTGATTCTATGAAGAAAAATATAATCATATTCTTTACAATTTTGAGTGCATGCCTCAATGCTCAAAATATTAAAACCAAAAGAGGAATTATCAATTTAGATGGCGTTCCAGTGGCTAAAATTTCAAATAAATCCAATGAATATACTTTCATGGATCTAAAGGAAACACCCTTATACACTATAAAATTTATTGATAAAAGTATTGTAGACTCTGTAAGAGACAGCTATATTCAGGTCAATAGAGTATACAATAGGGATAAAACCATCGAAGTGGATTATACCTCACCTTCTGCATTTTCTGGGGAAGAGAGATCGGCTGTCTACACTTCTGTGAAAGACTTTAAAATCATTGATAATAAAGGTATCAATGTGAAAACTCTTGATGAGTTGTTTTCAAATGTTCCCAAAAGAAAATTGGATAGTAAGACCAAAGATGCCTATACGATCAGAAAAAAGATCGATAAAATGAATCTTGAGGTAAATAAAGTAGGAGAGATCCTCAGCAATGGGGTTCCTGTAGGATATTTTACCAATTTACCTGTAAGTTTTGGTTCAGATGATAAGATCCAGGAAAAGAGTTTTATAGATATTGAAATCTATGATGCCAAAAGTAAGCTCATTGGGAAATATATTACGACAACTAAACAGCTAAAAACAGCTGGCGGAAAGTCTTTCACTCTTTTCAGAGAAATGTCTGGAAGAGCCTCAATTTTAAAGTATCCAACTTATAAAGCTCTTGCAGAACGTATGGCC
This is a stretch of genomic DNA from Chryseobacterium tructae. It encodes these proteins:
- a CDS encoding FoF1 ATP synthase subunit delta/epsilon, producing MNIKILTPEYVVFEGEVNSVLLPGKNGEFHIMKNHAGIVSSLVGGKVKLFTNSVDEAFAKNLTKENDKDSVFSYSIKSGVVEFNHNKGIILCE